Proteins from one Hyperolius riggenbachi isolate aHypRig1 chromosome 4, aHypRig1.pri, whole genome shotgun sequence genomic window:
- the FBXO30 gene encoding F-box only protein 30, protein MDEEPQHSHCAGCVNRRCMIRPEIGVSCDLVGCPHVCGAVFHSCKVDEHRILCPLERVPCLNKEFGCPFLMTRNKLAEHLQYCPANVVCCTMEWNRWPVSYADRTSYENLSTDVDKVEQLDLALALQDQRMLLESLKVATMMSKTTEKLEPQEKVSVKAENDKMLTNDVSGDEDSYSAFYQASVETTKSLAAALDILNNATRDIAMLNGRLRDASTEMNKHFQLSEQNGRSEILTDQDFEEEDIIEASSGVACSSLKHLHHNGSSDFYPGTNDSYVAESEDIHLNQSPVLCNGFHKDGEARFTAESIQNGAGVSLDTGEKLVNHSSSSLSVEQHSSPSITNGSEEKILDKKDEQRLRNVAIFGRSPFLGNSYWFRAKTKDKAVDTSDLEVEEDPMGLSRIDLVTAAFLFCLGESPGGRGISDKRSVDGHHIDCGTQTFSFPSAILATNTMVGDIASACACDHANPQLSNPSPFQTLGLDLVLEYVAGYQVKQRSMFTFVCGQLFRRDEFSSHFKNVHADIHAGLNGWMEQRCPLAYYGCTYSQRRFCPSTQGSKIIHDRHLKSFGIQPHMSSNNDSTKNSSHISPLDHFSSLPYEVLQHIAGFLDGFTLCQLSRVSRLMRDVCSSLLQARGIVVLLWEKRQYPHGSSWQIKEKVWRFSTAFSTVKEWKFADVVSMADHLKKCTYNTVEKREEAVPLPCMCVTRELTKDGRSLRSVLKSVWS, encoded by the exons ATGGATGAAGAACCTCAACATTCACACTGTGCTGGCTGTGTCAACCGGCGTTGTATGATAAGACCAGAGATTGGAGTATCATGTGAccttgttggctgtcctcatgttTGTGGGGCAGTCTTTCACTCATGCAAAGTAGATGAACATCGAATTTTGTGCCCACTAGAAAGAGTGCCTTGTTTAAACAAAGAGTTTGGGTGTCCTTTTCTAATGACCCGAAACAAGCTAGCCGAACACTTACAGTACTGTCCTGCCAATGTAGTGTGCTGTACAATGGAGTGGAATAGATGGCCAGTAAGCTATGCAGATAGAACATCTTATGAAAACCTTAGTACGGATGTTGATAAAGTGGAACAGCTAGATCTGGCCTTAGCATTGCAAGATCAAAGAATGCTCCTGGAGTCTCTCAAAGTGGCAACAATGATGTCCAAAACAACTGAAAAACTTGAACCTCAAGAAAAGGTTTCTGTTAAAGCAGAAAACGATAAAATGCTTACGAATGATGTTTCTGGTGATGAAGATTCCTACAGTGCATTTTATCAGGCATCAGTTGAAACCACAAAGAGTTTAGCTGCTGCTCTGGACATATTAAACAACGCTACAAGAGACATCGCTATGCTTAATGGTAGGTTAAGAGATGCAAGCACTGAGATGAACAAACATTTCCAGCTTTCTGAGCAAAATGGCAGATCTGAGATCCTCACAGATCAGGACTTTGAAGAGGAAGACATCATTGAAGCATCTAGTGGCGTAGCATGCAGTTCCTTAAAGCATTTGCATCATAATGGTTCCAGTGACTTCTACCCAGGAACAAATGATAGTTATGTAGCAGAAAGTGAGGACATTCATTTGAATCAGTCGCCTGTATTGTGTAATGGCTTCCATAAAGATGGAGAGGCTAGGTTTACTGCTGAATCAATTCAAAATGGTGCAGGGGTATCTTTAGATACTGGTGAAAAGCTTGTAAACCATAGTAGTTCTTCGCTTAGTGTTGAACAGCACTCATCCCCAAGCATCACAAATGGTTCAGAGGAGAAAATATTGGATAAAAAGGATGAACAACGCTTAAGAAATGTTGCTATCTTTGGAAGAAGCCCATTTCTGGGTAATTCTTATTGGTTTAGGGCAAAGACTAAAGACAAGGCAGTGGACACATCTGACTTGGAAGTAGAAGAAGACCCCATGGGACTCAGTCGCATTGATTTAGTTACAGCAGCTTTTCTGTTCTGTTTAGGGGAGTCACCTGGAGGTAGAGGGATTTCTGACAAACGAAGTGTAGATGGCCACCATATTGACTGTGGAACACAGACGTTTTCATTTCCATCTGCCATATTAGCAACAAATACAATGGTTGGTGACATTGCATCAGCTTGTGCTTGTGACCATGCAAATCCTCAACTTTCCAATCCTAGTCCATTTCAGACACTGGGTCTGGACTTGGTTCTGGAGTATGTTGCAGGTTACCAAGTCAAACAGAGGTCTATGTTTACATTTGTATGTGGACAGCTATTTAGAAGAGATGAATTTTCTTCTCACTTTAAGAATGTTCATGCTGATATTCATGCAGGCTTGAATGGATGGATGGAACAAAGATGTCCGTTAGCATATTATGGTTGTACTTATTCACAACGTAGATTTTGCCCTTCAACGCAAGGATCAAAAATTATTCACGATCGACACTTGAAGTCTTTTGGAATTCAACCACACATGTCCAGCAACAACGACTCTACAAAAAACTCTTCACATATTTCTCCTTTGGATCATTTTAGTAGTTTGCCTTATGAAGTTCTGCAACACATTGCAGGGTTTCTTGATGGTTTTACTTTGTGCCAACTTTCAAGAGTTTCTAGACTTATGAGGGATGTTTGCTCAAGTTTGCTGCAGGCCAGAGGAATTGTTGTTCTGTTGTGGGAAAAGAGACAGTATCCACATGGAAGCTCTTGGCAAATAAAAGAAAAG GTATGGCGCTTCAGTACAGCATTCAGCACGGTGAAGGAATGGAAATTTGCTGATGTTGTCAGCATGGCCGACCATTTGAAGAAATGCACCTACAACACTGTGGAGAAAAGAGAAGAGGCCGTCCCTCTTCCCTGCATGTGTGTGACTCGGGAACTCACTAAAGATGGCCGCTCACTCCGATCAGTCTTGAAGTCTGTCTGGTCTTGA